The stretch of DNA AGCAggcaccatatatatatataataccaAAGCTGAATATATGCAGCATGGGATGATATTAATGGTACTAATGATGCCACTGGGTCAGAGAGGCATCAGTGCTGTTAAGTTTCCTTATTAATACAAGATGCTCCTGCTCCACTAGATCAAACAAATAAATCCCTGAAGAGTTCAAAGAAGATTTGAATATTGTTCAGCTGCATGTCGACATTCATTATTAAAAATAGGATACAGAAGATTTTAAATTTGACAGCAATGGCAGAAGCTGCAATGGCAGAAGCTTTCCTGGTTGGGATCTATAATGAGGCGTTTGCTGACACCTGCTGTCTAAAAGCATGAAGTTACACAtgtacaatatatttttttttacaaagaaaagatatacttatatactatattgtaTGTGTGAGCTGTTGCTATATTGTCAGTCTTCTCTTCAGTGGTTAACCccttagggttagggttaaattATGTTTTGAATGATGGTAAACGGTTTTATAGTCATCAAAATGCAGTATGCGCTAATTGCTTTTACTCACTTCTGTGACAGTGGAAAACATACTGAAGTATTTTGATGAATAGACAACTTTTTACCATCATTCAAAACATTGTTTATCATCATTTAACCCTAAACACGCCAGCAGGCAGGTGGGTTTTTAGCAGTTAAACTACAGAAAATGCTGAGACTTCATCTTTCTTATTATGCACACACctaacagaataaaaaaagactgcTGCAGGTTTATCTTGAGCATCttctttttataaatatttgaatatttttttccatcaaTAAAAATCTGTAacataatttaattaaaatctctataaagaaaagaaacagaaaacaatcagAGAGCTGCATCAAACCCGGCTCGCTCATTTACACCGATCAGAAGTCAAacctacacatacagtaagaaaGGCGGGTATTTAAAATGAGACTTAAGGCAAAAAGGCTTAAATGGTAAATGCCTGAGATTAAAACTATCTTTTTCACACTTGTAGTCGAACTCAAAAGTAAAAGCATCCACCCCAAATtccaaaatataaaacataaaaccacATGATGGATCTGCGTGAACTCCAGCTCAAACTTTCCTTGTCTAACAGTTTCATACTATTCAGCAGGTGCTACTAGTGAGAGCAACAATACGAGAATCCCCTTTGGCTTTTTAGTGCAAACTAGGATGACTTCTAACAGCAACTAAGACTCAACTAAGGCTTCATCCTGGTTGACGTTGAGACATACAGTGTGCCTAAATTAAAGAGtacattcatgtgtattaaccaTCTTTTCAGTAAACATACTATCTTTCTTAAATGTGCAATTCAGCATGCAGCAATGGCACCTGGATATAAATAAAACgcttagaaattaaaaaaaagttccaGTGATGCAACTTGAATTCATGATAGAAGCGTTCTGTATCCTAGTGTGCTCTAAATCTCCTCTTACTATGAGTTGAACAGGTTACTTATACTTTTATGCAGCCGTCTCCGACGTCTCTTCCTCTATAATATTCACTGAGCTTGAGGGCTCAGATCTGGTCTCTTGCACCTCTGGGATACTCGCGTCACTCAGGATCTCTGTGGTGACTTCAAGGCCTGTGAGGTCGTCTGGAGAAGTGGCGGTTATCCGGTCAATAACACCCTCCTGCTCCGTCTCCTGGATGTCTgattcttcctccctctctggaGAGGAAGGTCTTTGGTCAAAAGATGAGGtatctgtaaaaaataaataaataaacaagtttaGTTAAAGGAAAGGTGCACCTCAAGATACAAACGCCTCATTtccacagttttgttttgtatctGTAAATCCGCATAGTATACAGATTATGCCCTCTAGTGGTCAACGCAAGGACATGCATCTCTTTACGGATGGATAGAAACATCACCGCAGATATGGGAGAGAAGTTACTACTAGTGTTTTGATATCTATAGTCTGTTTTTCCCTCTAGACAAGTCACATCTATAGCGTTGCTTAACAAGCTAACTTCACTGGTAGGTAGATGGgtagactttattgatccccaaaGGGAAATTGAggtgttacagcagcaattTACATAGATCCCCAAAAAACATGCATCACTCACACAAAAGACATGAGGTAGGTAAGAAAAAACACTATTTATAAATCtctatataaatgtatgtaccAAACTACATTACACTAGatagaagaaataaagaaaatacaacaaaatagagTTAAAGATGAAGcaaaagttacttttttttttcaacgcACTCAAGGCAAATTACGGACCGAAAAATTGGAAGGAGGAATTTCACAAACACATCGGAGATCACGGAGGttcccataggaatgaatgaacttccGGTTGACTTGCATACGTGCACAGAGCTATGTGGAAACGAGGCATTAgcacaactttgttttaattaatcaaAGGAAACCTTGACACCGTTTTAGAAACACTCTAGAAAATAATTCACCAACCAAGCCATTAAATGAACGATAGCTGGTTTTCAccattttccttttcctttacaAGGAGGACGGCATTAAAAACATGTACTCGGCTCTAATCAGCTGCACAATTCAGTCACTTGTAGAGGGTGTAGAGGTACTTACCCAAGCTGCACTGATCACCAGAGTCGTCTCCATAATTAACGAACATGGAGCTCTGGCACATGTCATTGGTGGAAACCGTATCTGACAAGTCTGGAGTCGTCGCTTCGGGTATGTCGGAAATATCTGCaaattcatacattttattctGTGTGAAAACCACTAAATCAGACACTGAAAACAAATGAATGCTTCTCAAAATGAGATCTGGTTACCTAAGTCCACAGTTGACTGAGTAGGCGAAGGTACACACAAGTCTTGCACAGCTCCTTCGATTTGATGCAAATCTATTTCACAAGAGGGGCTGTGTGCATCCACTGGAGTCATCTGCAAACAGAGAACTTGTGTTTTACACAAGGAAAAACACTCCACCAGgtacatttcataaaaaaaagatgtgatgagatgtgccTCAGTGTGGTCTCTGGCAACCAGCTCCTCACTGCTGTCAATCACCGCAGATGGCAGAACATTTTTGCTGTGGGTGTCAGTCGGAGCTGCACGAGTTGGGATTCTGTGCAAGTAGCCGTAGCCAATGCCACAGCCTAAGCTACaattcaaaacaaaataacaagtGTATTACTGTAAATGTTAGAGATATCTGTACGTCTGTAGGTGACGTGATAAGAAAAGGTTGCAGCTATTCAAAAGACATaccttccctctcctccccaCGCTCCGTTTGGAGTCACCACTACCTCCCTGCACTGGTCGGTCTGCATGTTGTACACCAGCAGCTTCAGAGGTTTCCCCTCATTGGCTTCAatcaaagaaaagaaatccTCAGACTGCAACACAAAAAGAAAGGAATTTAAGATCTTACACTGTATTTTGTCCATGAATGTTATTATATCCATTTAtatgaataaaagattaaaaaaaagcttaCATCTTGCAACACCTGGTCAGCTCCCACGATGAAGTCATCGTGAGCAATAAGGCCGGCCAAAGCTGCAGGAGAACTGGCTTCAACATCCTGTAAAGGTTAAGATGTTTATGAAGccgtttttatttgtatttaaaacCACAGTCTGTATATATTTGAATTTATATGTGACAATAAAACACCAACATTTGTCCATTTGGTGGTACCAAATTAGGAGGTACCAACCCTAAAAGAATATGACTTCTTTTAATGGTTAGGATCAACTAACACATTCAAAACCGTCTACTCTAATTTCTTCTAACTTGaaataaaatgctaaaataatgTACTGGCTACCACCTCAAAGCCGCCAATAAACTGTTTTATATCAGGCCAGCAAGAGCTGAACAAAGAAAGTTAAGGAATAGCCCCTATTGAGGCTAGACTTGACTTACCAGGACGTGCCAAACGTTCTCATTGGCTCCTTCGAAGCTGCAGAAGCGGACGCTAGCGCCCAGCAGACCCTGACCGCCCCACATGTTACTAGGTATCACCTCCAGTTCCCTCACCCGCTGGGTTTTAGAGTTGTACACTTCGAGTTTGACCGCTTTCTCCACATTGGCTTTTAGAAGGTCTTTCAGCAAGTCACTTTCTTTATTCTGGAGAAACAAGAGAAATGTGGACTATTCCAGCTTTGACAGTGCAGAGACGTCGAAGCATGCAAAAGAACATGAAATGAGATTATAGCAGACTGTATGGCCCAGGCTATAATTAAGGCCTGATGTTTAAAGGTTATTGCGGGGAAGAAAAAAATTGGCTGTCAATCTGGGTTTGCAGAAACACAGCACAGAAGCACACAAGTTCATCTTTATTGTcccataaaaaatgtaaaactgcAACTTCATCTAGGACTTtaaggtgttattgataacacTGATAACACTCAGCCACTAAATGTCgtattctccctcccccgttccatcgcatttacttcacaacaagtcgttgccaggcacttaccgtcaatctaagacattcatctgtttttttcaacactaactgacgacccagaaaTACCACGtgattggctcacaagcctcgtTAGAAGTGGGAATTGAACGTCAgttatcttccacagagataaacaaaacattaattttggacctgccaaaatgtttaaaatgattaattcacaatcaaaatatttattttttcaggaaaagccatacttttagtaggcacctttctaaaggctctgtggaagtattattattatttttttttaaatattcgtctacataaaaatgttatcaattagACCTTTAAGACAGTTGACAAACATGTAGCTTTACTAAAACCAGTCTAAGGATAAGGGCTCAAAAGTCCTATGCAGGGATAGAACAGTGGCTTTACATGATTTAAGTGAAAGTATACCAGCATCTTGGGATCCATAGCTATGTGATGGCATGTTTTAAAAGGATCATACCCTCTGCAGCTGAATTGCACAAAGTTGTAAAGATGAATCACAGAAAAAGTCCTTTTCATGTTAATGATTGACATCAATATCTACTGTGCAATTTTCCTCAGCTAACCGAGAGTGATCACTTCCCCTGATTTCAATGCAGTCATTAAAATGCTACTTCTAAACTCACATTTGCTCACTCAATGTTTGTTATTTGATAATATATTGACATTTTGGTGAGTGGACATGCCAAACCACCATTTACTTAAGCCTCACAGGAGTCTACTCACAAGCCGGGTATTTCCTATGGAGAGAATGAAGTCAAAGAAGGGCTCCAGACCAGCCCTCAGAGCTGGGGAGTCCTCTTGAACCTGAAATGTGAAAAACACACATGAGATTTGGCTGATTTGACATAATAGCTACTGTGTTATAGTCGCCCCGTGTGTCAACTAAAGATACTGCATTGCCCAAAATTTTGGGATCCTGATTGTGAGATATGGCACAGTAGTTGTTCCacatcaggggtcagcaacctttactatcaaaagagccattttaggcaaaaaaaaaagaaaatctgtctggagccgcaaaacatgtgagcattgtgatgaaggtaacacagtttatagtttaagtatatagtatataagtctaatgcagtgagggccaaagtgcaaatgtactacggagtattagggccacattgagggaaaaaacatctgagatttacagaataaagtcataatattacaagaacaaaagtcgcaatattacaagaataaagtcataactttacgagaaaaaagttgtaatattatgagaataaagtcataagtttaagagaaaaaaggaaaataatacgtaaaattactacgtgtaattataatacaatataattactatataatataattactttataatattatgactttaatctcataatactacgacttttttctcgtaaacctataactttattctagtaatattattacttaattaattaatattatgagtttattctcgaatttttttttcctcaatgtggccctaacactccgtcgtaccgtcgtaccatagacctacaacaatgataaataaaaatgaaaaagtaaacaaaaaacagttattcatttaaatttttataaatccacagggagccactggagaggagcttaAGAgatgcatgtggctccggagccccTGTTCCACATAGATGACATGTAactttataatttatatttaggCTACTAGTATGAGCTTCtgcttttatattcttttattcgtttttatcttatgcactttatgctcttttatcttgcttttatatatgtaaagcactttgaattgccttttctgtatgaaatgtgctatataaataaacttgccttgccttgcctttagaattgctttttaaaataatatttcttaatataaggaaaacctttctgccatggtggcaggtgacctgacagtcttacctgccacagccaacatttaccctgtacatttggcaggtggcaggtgcttaTTTCATTCCCTGTAGTGATGTGTCGATCGCAAACGAACCAgctaaaagagccggctcttttaagtgaacgatgggAGCCAGCTCctgtccgagagccgttttatttataattttttattattaattcaaggcagaatgataggacgatcttcttgCGTTGCGGTGCGTTGCGTTGCGGTGCCGTGCGCTAAGGTGCGTTGCGGTGCGTTGCGGTGCGTTGCGGTGCGGTGCgttgcgcgaatagcagacaagatgagtgacagtcggaaacgaggcagcatgtaaaattacggtattctggaaattataaggtttagtataattatattgaataatttaagtgatatatgtgcagacatactaatcataggtaaaaacagctaaagctaaatttggctgaactatAAAAGGCAGAGGTGATAAAACAAAGAGCCGTTTgttttgggagccgaaagagccggctcttcttggtgacctgagccaaatgatctggctcactaaaaagagcctgaatCCCCATCACTAGTGGTTACTTAGTATCAGTTTCTGCAGTGAGAGGACTCAACAATGATACTCTGTAGCAACGCTGGGTGTGTTGCCAAGTGCCACCTCATCATGGGCGGACACCATTAACACTGACCACGagttactacacacacacacacagaacatacctgacaaataaacaacagtGACAATGTTTCTTCATAGATACATTGCAACAACAATATGTGTGCAGGACCAGCATAGTTAGTAAGTTATTGAGCTTAAACTGGCTTCATAAAGTGAACTGTATTGACAAACAGAGCATGCTGCATGTAACCTTGCACTACTACTGTACATACCCCGTGGACATGATATCCGCTGTAAGTTCCTCCATCCGACAGAAACGAGCTCTGTGTTATCCCCATGGCTTCAACAGCTATCTGAACTAAATGTCACTGAGGTAGAGTAATGTTAGAAGGCATTACTGGAAGCTGTGCAGCTAATTCAAGCTAGAGAGCTAGCGGCCAACAGCTGAGAGGCAGGTTGAGGTTAACAGCAGCTCCACAGCTAGGCAAAGCTAATAAATAGAGATGACAGAAAAATCGAGCCTGTACTGAGCTTGTTAGGTGATATCATTCAGCAATCTGCAGTTCGATTAGCCGTCCTGTTCTACGCGGTTGCATAGCAACAGATAAtgctattgtaaaaaaaaaaaaaagcttttaattTTGGTCAGAAAAATGGACATTGTCTgtgataaatattattattattattattattattatcattattattattattattattattattattattattattattattattatatttcttgTTGAGcttgatttagtttttttttaattgctttttCCGAAATAACAATGGACATTGTATgtgataaatattattattattattattattattattaataacaagaaaaaaagaagacacaatgaaaagaaacaataaaattagaaatataaatacataaaaatgtttgtaaaataactttgtatacacaaaacaaactaaatgaatacaaagaaatgatggttaaagttgtaagcaATGAAGACTCATAATATCAAgggcatataaaaaaaaaaagctttaatttTGTTCAGGAAAAATGGACATTGTACGTGATAAAATTGGATATTTAATACAAAATGTTGTACGTACAAATAATGTTTGGCGGTTTGTAGCCTTACATAGAGCATGTCTGAGGAAGATCAagcatacatttattattattgttattattattattatcattattattctcattattcttattcttattataattattcttattatcattattcttattcttataattattactattattattattattattatcattattatcattcttattcttattattcttattattatcattattattatatttcttgTTGAGcttgatttagttttttttaattgctttttccaaaacagaaaaacaaccacaaataaTGACACTaataacaagaaaaaagaagacacaatgaaaagaagaaagaaagaaattattattattattattattattattattattattatattacaattaaatattatattttattgctttttccgaaacaaaaaacaacaacaaataatgaCACtaataacaagaaaaaaagaagacacaatgaaaagaagaaagaaaaacgatacaataaaataaaaaatatataagtaaataaaaatgtttgtaaaataactttgtatacacaaaacaaactaaataatatacaaaaaaatggtAGTTAAAGTTGTCGGCAAtgaatatatcaatatatcaatatatcatatcataataTCAAGGGCATATAAGTCTAACTGATAGTGATTCTCACATCCCACAGTAGGAGAATGGGAGTCAAGTATGGTTCAGACATGGAACTCCAACTCTAATTTCTCTAAATAAATCATGAACCAATTGTATAAAGCTGGGTGGAAAGGTATCTTTCCACTTAAAAAGGATCAGACGCCGGGCAGTAAACGTGGCAAAGTCTGATTTAGCTTTGGCTTAAATTTAGCTAGACTGTACAATGAAATAGAGAATCATAGCCAGCAGGTAGGCAATACTTGCAATCTGATTTGATCAGAGTTTCACATGGGGACTGCTTACCTTTTGTGTTACATTTATATGTTCCAAGGGAGAAAACAAACCTACAACATTAGCTAACCTAAATGGTTTACAGTTAGCCTATTATCTCCCATTGCATTGGGTTACAAGGATAGCAACCTATCTTAGTCTTGGACCAAAGAAAGTGAACATTTTACATTAGTTAACATTGAACgtgatgaaaatgtattaattttgtTAGAAGAATGAATACTggacataataataacaatacattttaatatattataatttcatATGTCTAtttgatctaaaaaaaaaaaaatgcttcctCCAGAAGTTTCTGTATGTAGTTGGACTTTTTATATGTAGTTATTTAGGCTTTATGTACATAATTACACATATCTTCCAATGAAATCTGTCTGTTTCCCACAATATGGGGGTAAATGATTAAAGTCACATACTGTTAGCAGGCTGTGgaacattttcttctttttgctgATCAGTTCAACAGTTATCTGTGtggaaaatgtgtgattgtgtCTCGCTCTTTATAGATGGTTTAGTTGAATTTGCCTGAATGCACCTGCTCTTTTCCCACCACGATAAGAAATATGACCtcttgttttttaaagtttccTAAATTAATAAATTCGCAAATACAATAGATTTTGAGAGATTTATAAGGTTGTTGACTACCTGTAAAGAAAcactttaatattttaaatattttcccaAATGCGTTCCCCATTCCTCAATGCAGCATACCATATTGTGCATTCGATCTGGGATTGTCCACCTGGATTGTTGGCAGGTAACTTAATGGTTGCGTAATACTATCTGAAGGTCTTCCACTCTCAAACTGATATAAATAGTTAAAAGCAAACTGCATTTGGTCCACACTTCTCCAACATGATTTGGCTTGTGGCTTTCCTGTCCTGCATTGGTAAGTTTTACAAGAATCAACACACTTTATAATAGACCTCTTCAGTGCTGTTAGGGATTTTGTGAACACATTAATCAATGTCACCGATGTACTGTACTCTCAAAAGGGCTGATTTACGCTGAAACACCCTTCAACCATAATGTGCACAATGAGAGGGTCATAGGAGGCCACGATGCCAAACCCAACACCTGGAAATGGCAGGTAAAACCTATATTAGCACTACTTTGTGTCAATTTAATAAACATTAACAGtgattttcttatttattattgagCAAATAGTCTCAATACTGAGCTGCTTAATGATTTGATTTCTGAAATTACATTTAATCCACTTATCAATATGCAATAAGTTCTCTGTTTTCTCCCAGGCTTCTCTCCAGTATGACTCATACAATGACGGCTACTACTACCACATGTGTGGAGGCACTATCATTGATGCTTTCTACATCATGACTGCAGCTCACTGTATCCTCAGGTCCTTATTGACATCATATACATCAAACTGAATGCATTAAATCATTCATTAAGTTATTAAGTGTGTTGGATAAATGATTGTAAGTAAGCATAGTGTGTCTTTTTTACTTACTTTCAGCATGGATGCCAGTCAGTACCGTGTGGTGGTAGGGGAGTATGACCTTTATGAGTACGACGGCAGCGAGCAGTTCATCCGCGTGGAGACGATTACTGTCCACCCTGGCTGGAACGGAGACCTTGGCAAAGGGTAGAGCAAGTCAGACCACTTCTCTTTAATTTAACCATTCAAAAGCACAACTGTATTGACAGCAGTGGCCCGAGGGGATAGTTTCAGGGCGTCACATGCATTCACATTTACAACTTGGAGCAATCCTGTATTACCACTTTCCCTCACCACAGAGCTTCAGTGCTTTGCACAAGTAGATGGGAACAAAACTACTGTCaaagcttcttttcttttttgtctatTAGAAATGACATTGCTCTCCTGAGACTGGC from Sebastes fasciatus isolate fSebFas1 chromosome 21, fSebFas1.pri, whole genome shotgun sequence encodes:
- the LOC141759451 gene encoding Golgi reassembly-stacking protein 1-like, yielding MGITQSSFLSDGGTYSGYHVHGVQEDSPALRAGLEPFFDFILSIGNTRLNKESDLLKDLLKANVEKAVKLEVYNSKTQRVRELEVIPSNMWGGQGLLGASVRFCSFEGANENVWHVLDVEASSPAALAGLIAHDDFIVGADQVLQDSEDFFSLIEANEGKPLKLLVYNMQTDQCREVVVTPNGAWGGEGSLGCGIGYGYLHRIPTRAAPTDTHSKNVLPSAVIDSSEELVARDHTEMTPVDAHSPSCEIDLHQIEGAVQDLCVPSPTQSTVDLDISDIPEATTPDLSDTVSTNDMCQSSMFVNYGDDSGDQCSLDTSSFDQRPSSPEREEESDIQETEQEGVIDRITATSPDDLTGLEVTTEILSDASIPEVQETRSEPSSSVNIIEEETSETAA